Proteins co-encoded in one Nothobranchius furzeri strain GRZ-AD chromosome 4, NfurGRZ-RIMD1, whole genome shotgun sequence genomic window:
- the ubl5 gene encoding ubiquitin-like protein 5, protein MIEVVCNDRLGKKVRVKCNSEDTIGDLKKLIAAQTGTRHDKIVLKKWYTIFKDHVTLGDYEIHDGMNLELYYQ, encoded by the exons ATGATTGAGGTGGTTTGTAACGATCGCCTGGGCAAGAAGGTTCGAGTCAAATGCAA CTCAGAAGATACCATTGGAGATCTGAAGAAGCTCATCGCTGCTCAGACTGGAACGCGACATGACAAGATTGTGTTAAAGAAGTG GTATACCATATTCAAGGACCACGTGACTCTTGGTGACT ATGAGATCCATGATGGGATGAACCTGGAGTTGTACTACCAATAG